The window GTGGGGAGGAGCCGGGGTCCCCGGAAGCCGCGCTGTGGAGTCAGGCAGGGCCTGcagggtgggggtcgggggtACTGGAACTTTCCCGGTTGCTGGTGATGCCGCAGGCCTGGAGAATCGTCTAGGTGCTTCGGAAAGgtttggggaaggaagggaggggtggaTACGTGGGCGGGCAGGTGTGGGGGGGCGGGCACCCAGAGTCTCTGGCGCCCCTGGCAGCTCCCTGCTGCGGACCgccttcctcctgctgctgctcgtCGCCGCcacctggctgctggggctgctggccGTGAACAGCGACGCGCTGGCCTTCCACTACCTCTTCGCCGTCTGCAGCTGCTTACAGGTGGGCAGCTGGCCCCATGACCTGGCGGCCCATTTGGGCCAGCCTCGGGAGGTCACGGGTCATCGTGCCACCTGCTGTCTGAAAGGTCCCGGGAGGGTCACGGGGGTGCCCCAGTGTGATGCCCCACAGCTCATGGTCCTACCCCCAGCGAGCACGGCTCCGCCCGGGGCCTTCCCAGGCACCCCCGggacccccacccctggctcagCCAACACAGGGGCTCCTCCTCCCCCGCAGGTCAGAGGGCGTCCCTGTCGTGTCTGCAGGGAGGGTGCTGGCCATTTGCCGTTCACACCACCAGCTTCCCAGCATGTGATAGAACGTTGGGGACCAGGTGGCCCGAGGGCTGTGGCCTGGGATGAGGCCCCGCTGGCCCCCGGCACGCTGGCTGCCCTGCCTGTGTCCTCCCCTGAGCCAGCAGAAGCCTCAGGGGGGCCTAGCGTGGGCCCCAGCGGCGGGGCTGGCTCTGGGCACTGAGCTGTGGGGCATCCACAGCCACGGGACCCTGGCTGCTGCCTGGGCCCGGTGCCTGCACTGagcagcgcccccacccccagggtctcTTCGTCCTCCTGTTCCACTGCGTGCTCAACAGGGAGGTCCGGAAGCACCTGaagggggcacttgccgggaagAAGCTGCACCCGGACGACTCGGCCACCACGAGGGCCACCCTGCTGACCGTAGGCGCTGCCCAGGGACCCCATGGTGGGGGGGTGTGGGTTTCTAGGTCAAGCATTAGAGCAGCTGTATGGCCTCCGTGTCCCCCACAAAGGGGCGAGCCAGATGCCATTCCCGACGTCCTGGGAAGAGAGCAGAGTTCAGGACTCGGGGTCTGCCATCGTCACGGCCCCATCTCCCACGGTCTCTGGGGACAAGGCAGCCGCAGGCTAGGACCCCACACCCGCCGCCGCGGCCATGAAGGAAGCtgcaggggggctggggaggtgctCTCCGCTAGGGGTGCCATTGGGGTGCTGGGCCCGGGGCTTGCAGTGGGGACAGAGCTGTCCTCTGCACCGGGTGGCCTCTGCTCTGCCTGTAAccgtgtcccccccacccccgccccagcgcTCCCTCAACTGCAACCACAGCTACAGCGAGGAGCCCAACATGTTCCGCACGGCCCTGGGCGAATCCACTGCCTCGCTGGACAGCACTGTCAGGTCAGGCCCCAGCGGGCGCCCTAGGGTGTCCCCGGGTGGGGGAGGCCCAGCCCTCAGGGTGAATGCCGGCTGCCTGGCCAGCTGGGAAGGCCTCGCTCTTCTAGGTGGCGTGTGGTTCCCCACGCATTCCCAGGGTCTTTCTCGGCAGCGAACCTTCCAGAGCTTCATGGGGCCATCTTGGCACCTGCAAAAGGTGCCCGGGGAGGCTGGGTGACCATGTCACACCACCCCGAGTGATGGTGCTGAGCCCACCCTCCTACCCTCTGCAGGGACGAAGGGGCCCAGAAGCTCAGCGTGTCCTCCGGGCCAGCACGGGGGGGCCATGGGGAGCCGGATTCGTCCTTTGTCCCCAGGACTACCAAGAGGCATCACGGTACATGTCCCCTGGAAGGCGGTCCCCCAGCAACCTGGGCGTCTCCCTCCTGGGGGCTACGCTGCCAGCTTCTTGTTGGCTCCTGTCTGGCCCGTGGGCCTCCCGGTCACTGGACGTTCAGCCTCGGGGGAGTCTGCGGCCACATCCCATTCAGGGGGTCAGCGGGGAAGCGACAGCTCCCCGGGGCCCGGGCCCAGCTCGCCACCCTCCGCCCTTGGCCAGAGCCCGCGTCCTCCTGTCCACCCTGCAGGCCACGACTCCGACTCGGATAGCGAGCTGTCCCTGGATGAGCAGAGCAGCTCATACGCCTCCTCCCACTCGTCAGACAGTGAGGACGATGGGGTGGAGGCTGAGGACAAATGGGACTCAGCTCGGGGCCCTGTCCACAGCACCCCCAAAGGTGAGCAGGTGGGAGGTGCTGGCGGGGGGAAGGCCCTGTGCGCAGCATCTACAAGCAGAGGCGGGGGCGCCTTGGGGCGTCTCTGGGGACCCTCACTGCAAGGGCCCCCTCACAaagctggggctgctgggggagcCAGCGTCGAGGCTCTGGGGTGTCAGGGTGCAATGGGGGGATTGTCGCCAGGGCCCCCGCTGCCAGGAGCCACTCTCTCTAGCGGGTTCCCCACCTGGAGGGTGGCACCCTGTCAGGCCTGCAGCTCTGGGAGCAGGGGGGTCAGGGCCATGCAGGGGCGGCTCCCCGCGGAGGGAACCAGGGCACCTCTTCGGGGGTGCGGCTCCAAGCTGCGCACGGAGCCTCCCTGCTTGTTGACGGCCGCCCTTGTGCCTCAGTGGATGCCACAGCCAACCACGTCCCGGCCGGCTGGCCCGACGAGAGCCTGGCGGGGAGCGACAGCGAGGAGCCTGGAGACCAGCCGCGCCTGAAGGTGGAGACGAAGGTCAGCGTGGAGCTACACCTGGATGAGCAGGGCAATCACTGCGGCGAGCGCCCCCCGGACCAGGGGAGCAGTGGCCCGCCCAGGCCTTCCGGGGTGCTCCCCAGCCAGCCGCCTGAGCAGAGGAAAGGTGCTGTGGGAGTGGTGGGGGTGCCGCGTGTCCCAGGAAGcctctggggggggggcggcgcagTGGGGTCGAGGTGGGATACATGTGGGGGCAGGACAGGGTGAGGTGTGTTAGGGGGGCAGGATCGAGGCAGGATGCATGTGGGGGCAAGACTAGGTGTTGGGCGGGTTAGGGGGTGGGGTCGAGGCGGGatgcaggtggggtgggggtggggcgcagGTGGGGCGCAGGTGGGGGCAGGATGGGGTGCCAGTGGGTTACGGGCTGGGGTCAAGGCCGCATGCAGGTGGGGTGAGAGTGGGGTTCAGTCGGAGCAGGTGCAGGTGGGTCAGGATCCTGATCCGTCCGGGTCCTGGAGACGTGTTTGGGGTGGGGCCCCACACGGGTGACCATTGGACCTGCCCCTTGGTGCTGAGACCCAAGGAGGGAAGAGCGGGGGCTGAGGGGTGCCCCGGTAGGCCCCAGGGGTCAGCCTCCCCGAGTGCCCGCCTTGGGCAGCGTCAGCCTGAACATGGCCTCTTGTCCCCACTTGCAGGCATCTTGAAAAACAAAGCCACCTACCCGCCACCGCTGACCGAGAAGACGCTCAAGTCCCGGCTCCGGGAGAAGCTGGCTGAGTGCGAGCAGAGCCCCGCGTCGTCACGCTCGTCCTCCCTGGGCTCGAGTGACGGGGCCCGCGCCCCCGATGGCACCATCACCGTCAAGAGCCCGCGCCGGGAGCCGGGCCGCGAGCACCTCAACGGGGTGGCCATGAACGTGCGGGCGGGCAGCGCCCAGGCCGCCGGCTCCGACTCTGAGTGAGTAGCCTCGGCCTCGGCTGCAGGGCAGCAGGAGCGGCCCCCAGCCAGCTCCTCCGGGGTCCCGTCCGGGGACAGGCGTCCTGCCCAGAGCGGGGCGGTGGTCAGGGGCGGGGGGCTgcgccgggggccgcggggggcttCAGGAGGAGGCGGCCAGACAGCCCGCGGACCTCCGACGGGGGGTGTGAGGGCTACACTGGCCGAAGCCCGAAGTCCTGCTGAGCCCCGAAGCCCTAGGACTTAAGACCGTGTGGACTAAGCACTTTGTAAGGACCTCGGTCCAGGTGGTGACTGCCCCGTGTCATGGTCGAGGGCATCGAGGCTCTGGGCCCTCCCGCCCAGAACCAGGGTGCGGTCTTGGCTCCGGGCAGTCTGTGGGCCTCTGCCCGCAGCTCCTCTGTCCTATGGACTAGTCAGGGGGGAGCAGAGGGTCGGAGCCAGGTCTTCCAGAAGGTTTTTAAAGCTGAGTGGGGTCGCTAACCCTGATGCCCGGTGCTCGGCGGCAGGGCTGGCTGtgcgggtgcctgggtgggcccAGCCCTGGGTGTCCTGGTGGCCAGGGCTGCCCCATCCTGCCTGGCATAGCTGTGCCCACACGTGAGCTGCCCCCCTCTGAGCCCCCTGAGTGTGGGGGGGTCTGCGTTGCGTGACCGCCAACCCGGCCCAGCTGCTGGCTTCACGCGTCACAGGGGGTGTCCTTGCTGACCTCTGCCTGCCTGACGGCTTCTTCCCACGCACAGAGGCAGTAATGAGACTTCAATCTGAACCATCAGGAAACCGTGAGACAAGCCCATCGCCGCCAGGCAGGCCTCTGTGCTGCATCGATGCACCCCTGGACCTTGGAACCCAAGGGGCTGGTGGTGGGGGTTCCTGTGGTGGCGGCCCCGTGACTGGTGTGACTCACGGTGCAGACACAAAGCCCTGGGCTGCCCCCGGGGACTCGGGGCACAGCTGACTCGCAACAAGTGCCAAAGGCCATAGGCACGAGGAAGCGTGGACTCCCGGGCCGGCTCAGCGCGATCCCGACCGCAGACAGAGCCAAGGCTGCGCGCTGGCTGGGCCCGAAACCACCAGGCCCGGCTTGCTGGGGTTCGGAGGTGCCAGGCAGAGGCTGCAGACGGAGGTCCCGCGGCCATGCGGGCGCCTCCCCGTAGCACAGGCCCTGGTCGTGCCCCGCGTGGCCCTTTGCGGAGACATCCCTCGTCTTAAAGCAAATCCCTTCTCTTGTTGAAAAGGCGTAgctgcttctctgtgtcctcGTGAGGGACGCGGGGAGGGGAAGCCGGGTAGGTTTGCGTTCGTGCTGTCGATACCATGAGATCATGGGGTGCGCTcgcgcttttttttttctgaggacgATCGCACCGTTGTTGTACTTGAATGTGGCGTGCACCGAGGCAATTGGGGTCCCAGCAGATCAGTGGGGCGCGGGGGCGAGGTCGTCCCGGAACAGAGGctcccgccgcgccgccgcctgAGTTCGCAGGCTGGTTTCTGAGACGCGCGCCCTGAGTGCCAGGCCGCCTCCACCTGCTGGATCCGAGACGGGCAGCCTGGGGCTGGCCCCGAGGAGCGAGGCCGGTGGGGGCTGCAGGTGACCCCACCCCGTTCCGGCTCTCCGCCACAGGGCCGCCTGGCCCCCTTCCCAGTCCGTGTGGTCCCGCAGGTGGGGACGTTTTGTGCCCCGGCTCCTGTTCCCGGTGGGATTCGGCTGCGCTCACGGGCCCCGATTCAGGAGGTGTGAGTCTTGGGCGTGTCACATCCCTTCCTGCCAATTTTCCAGCCCTTTCAGACtcgggtgggggctgggggcctccAGGCAGGCTGGGGCCTCACCCCCGGGCCCGGCCAATTACTTCATTTTGCTTCAAATGGCCAATTGTGCGAAGCAACAAAGGCCCCACCACGCTTCCCAGTGGTTCCCAGGCGGGCTTTGGAAGCTCCAGCGAGCGGCGGCTGCGCCCGTCCCACTGCAGGCGGCTGGCACGGTGGCCGGGGCTGCGGGACGGGGCCCAGGACATGGCGCGGCTCCTGCCAGCGTCGCCTTTGTTCCTCAGATCAGAGCCCAAGTAAATCTTTAGTGCAGCTGCTTCCAAACACGGGAAACCACAGAACAGGATGGAGGTGGAGTAAGATGCGGAGATTTCCACCCGGGCTCCGAGGCCGCGCTCCGCACGCTGGAATGAGCTGTGAATGTGCCTTAGCCACGAGCGGCTCCTGACGGCGGGGGAGCCTCTTCCAGCGCCTGTACCCTGAGCAGACCTGCCCCTTGGGGTGCGGCTCTCAATCTGATCAGAATTGTTACCAAAAAACGTATGTCAGTTTTATTGAGACAGGAAAAAGTGTAAACATATTTTTGTGACTTAAGACTTTATGAAAGATGAGACACTGGagatttttttaacaaatgtctATTTATTAATGTTCGGAACACTGGAATTACAACACAAAAGAAGAGTCTGCAATAAATTAAGATTTCTCAATCGGCTTCTGCTGTGCTGCTTCCCTCTCCGCGCCTGCCTCCCGGAGCCAGCGGCACAGGGGCTGTAGACTGCAGGCGGAGGACAGGCCCAGGGAAGGAGCTGTACTGGAACTTTCTATCCGTTCTCCTGACGCGGTCACGGTCGGGATGGGCAGGCCCTGTCTGGGGTTTCCCAAGATCTGGCTCTCGCTCTCACCGCAGGCCCTTCCCTCACAATCAGGGGACGTCGGGGAGGGGTGCGGCCTGGCAGCTGGGTGCCCCTCTGGGAAATGGGGGCAGGGGACACGTGTCCCActcctcagccccagccccttGGACCTCCCTGGGGTGTCCCGAAGGCCACCTGGGGATACAGCCTGGACAGGGCCATGGAAAGGCCAGACGGCTGCTGCTGAGTCTGGTGCAGTGTACGACGTGACCTTCCACGGCCGGTGGCCCTGGGGACATGTGGAGGGAGGGTGGTGAGGGGTTCgtgccctgcccccagctctcCCCAGGGGCCGTGGGTGGCACTGGGCTGGctgcccttcctccctgaggTTCCAGCTGGTTCTCAAGGTCGGCCCTGTGCGGAGTGGGCTGGGCGCTGTGGGGCCTCCCCAGCAGGGCTCATGGCTGACACCCGTCTCCCTCCCGGGCAAGGGGCCCAGCCACCAGTCAGGGAGTCAGCACCGAGGCTGAGGCCGGGGAGGCTCTCTACGCCCCGGTGGGGGCCTCAGGCTCTGCCTCCGCTGGCAGCCGGCCCCCCAGCCAGAGTGCCCCCAGGGCCGCCTCCTGTGTCTGGATCACGGCCCGGGGCCCCAGATGTGACCCGGGATGTGctggcccctccccacctcttctaGCCCCGGAAGCCTCCTGCTGGGGGGGAGACCCGGGGCGCTGGCCTGGGGAGCAGGCCACAGGGAGGGGCTGCGGCTCCGGGGCTGGCACTGCTCCCTTGTTGGAATGGCGTAGATGGCAGATGCTTTGCTCTGGGCGCAGCCCCCGCACCTGATCATCACCGGGAGAGCCTGTccacccctgcccaggccccactAAGCCAGCAGCGAGGCCCACCAGCACGGCCTGGCCCAGGCCGCAGGGCTGTGGTACCGGGTCGAGGCCggcctccctccctggctgcCAAAGCGCGCCACATCCTGACAGCAGGACCCCCTCGGACAGAGGCCTTAATCAGCCAGCCCTCCCGCCGCCCAGTCTGACTTCCCACACCTAGCCCTTGTCCCTGTGGCCGTATCCAACCCCACGGCCCACCtggtctccccttccctcccacccgcCTGTCCCCAAGAGGGATTTTCTGCCCAAAACCTCCAAGCCTCCCTCTACTGTAGCGCTCTGGGGCCTGTGACCtgcctttggggggggggggcttaggTCACTGGCACCCAGACCCCAGGGCCCTGTCACCACCGGAGGCCCTGAAGGTGGGGCCCATGAGACAACCTTCCCAGGTGCTCCTCTAGCAACCCTGTTGCTAACTCTGGTCTAGAACATTCTACCCCCAGGTGACAGAGAACCACACTTCCAGCCCCCAGAGGCCCTGAAGCACTAAGAATGTGCTGGGTGTGAGGCTAGTGAGAGATGGGAGCCCAAGCTCTGTCCCAGCACCCAGAGCAGGTACCTGGCTGGGCCCTCGGGGCAAAGTACTAGAAAGCCTGGAGGGGGTGCTGACCACAGCCCGCCCCCACCTTCAGGGCAGGGAGCTGGAGGCAGTGGAGCGCAAGGACTGCCTCCCCTGGAAAGGCCAATTTCCTGCCtgacccaggtgacaacccctCCCACGGCCTGCCCGCACTGAggacaagggagaagcagagcccggGACTTGCATACcgcgccctcccccccccacccccgcaggccAGGCTGCTGCCCAGCAGAGCCTTGTGGCCACATACACCCAGGGATGGTCACGCCGGGACTCCACGGCGAGCAAAATACCCTGAAACAGACCAAAGGGTGCTGCCCACGCAGCACAGCTGGCTCGAACTTCATTCTCCGAGTGGCTCCTGGCCTGACCTGCACCCTCACCACAAAGtatacacaagcacacacacccAGGCTGTGGTCTGAGCATGTCCCCCAACGGTCATATGGGGAATCCCTAAATCTCCAGGATGACGGTGTGAAGAGAGGCGGCCTCTGGGAGGCACTGAGGTCGTGAGGGTGGAGCCCTGGCCAACGGCACTGTGTTCTTGGAAAAGGTCCCCTAAGACCCTTCGTCCTTCTGGCCGTCTGCGAACCACAGGGGGGTCTGGCCCACCACGCCAGCGCCCCGACCTCGTGCTTCCAGTCTGCACCGCCGTGAGAGGCTGTGTGTAAGCTGCCCCACTGGAGGGGACAGAGGCACCCGCTCCGGCCACCAGCCCCCTCCTCACTGGGATGAAGCCCCTCAGTCCTCCTGTTTCCCATGTGATCGCAGCCAGGACACCGGGCACTGTGCGGGGAAGGGGTGGCCTCTGCGCAGCCACCTGTAGGAGGCCCCGAGGCTGGCCCCCTTGTGCACCTGCAGTGTCCCACCATCACTCGCCCACTGCCACAGGTGAGGCACTGTGGGAACGGGgggctgtgtccctgcctgttGGCACCTGAGGCCTCCGTCCCCCAGGAGACCCCCATCAGACTCTGTCCCAGACAACGGTTTTATTGGATGCTGTCCCCGAGGCCTCCTTTGCAGGCCCCCTGCGTGCATGCAGGTGGGAAACCTTCCCTGAGGCATGAAAGAGCAACACTATAAATGGGGCACTTAGGGCCCAACCCTAGCCAGTAAGTCCTTCTGGCCAGAGCACCAACTTGGAGAAGACAGGGTTGGCCTCTCTAGGGCTCTCCCTGGCTCTAGACGCTTTCTGGAACCTTGGCCAGCCCGGATAGAACTGGGGCGGCAGAGCCAGCCCagctccccccaacccctccagcCCAGGCTCCACAACTCCGCGTCTGACCCCCGGGTGCTCAGCAGCAGCTTGGCCTCTGTCAGAGCGcggggcccagccctgggccgcTGCCCGGGCCGTTGCTCGGGCCGTCACTGGGGCCCTCGGTGGCCACTCTGGACTTGCTCTTGCCCTTCTGGAGTACGTAGGCAGACGGCCCCAAGCGCAGGATCTTCCCACTGCCCAGACACTCATCCCCTTTGTAAAAGACGGcaaactaaaaaggaaagaagcccAGGTCACAGCAGCGGGGCCCAGCCAGGCCCACCAGCCAGGATGCGGGTCCGTAGCTGCTGggctggaggggggcggggggcggcggaggGCAGGCCAAGACGGGGCAGCCAGGCCCTCCCAGTAGCCAAGCAGGACCAGGCATCACTGGTGTGGCTGGGAGGGGCAGGCTGGGCACAGAGCTGGCTCGGCTCCCACCCACTCCAcccctcagccccccaccccgcgaACCGGGTGCTccagtggggagaagggcagccATCCCTCCCAGGCATGAAACCCGCCGGCCAGAGCCCTCTCAGCCACACGGGCACTGACGAGGGACAGCCGAGCAGGTGCCAAAGCCCATCTTGTGCACAAGGCCGGGCTCGCCCCACTCACCTGTCCCAGGGCCAGGGCCCGCACAGCCTTCACAGCTGTCACCCACACCGTGCCGTCTTGATTGAGGGTCAGCACACAGGGCACTGTGAAGAGGGGAGGGGGTCCTTGGAGGGGGCACTGGCCTTTCCATGCATGGCCAGTCCCAGGTCTCGCACACCcagccccgggggcagggggagcaccaGGCAGCGGGGGCAAGAGCTTCTCCGGGAAGCTAGGGGCAGGGGCCATGGGGGGCTCAGCGCCACCTGCTGCCCGGCCTGCCATACCTGCACCTCTGGAGCTGACCAGGGAGgccactctgggcctcagagcCGCCCGGTGCAGGCTCCTCGGGAAGGCAGGTGAAGAGGGGGTTCTGAACATGTTATGCAATCCGAGCCAGGGGGACATTCCGCCCCAAGTCCAATGATGCTCCTACACTGGGGCTCCTCTGAAGGGACCCTCCCGCTCAGTCACCTAGCGCCATCTGGTGGCGGAACCGGAAGTGGCACTCCATCATTTTGTCCCGGACCAGGGCGGCAGGCGGCTCCTCCGCAATCCAGTGCACGCGGTTGGTCCGCAGCAGGTCCCTGTAGAGAGCCGGGTGGTCTGTCCGGGGTGCCTGCGGAGCGGATCGCGCGGGTCAGGACCCCGAAGCCCCTGGCAGAAGGGCCCCCACCCCGAGCCGGCCACCGTGCTTCGTCAGCAGCAACCCTAACAGCATGCTCACTGCTGGCTGCAGTATCTGCCACAGAAATGCGACGGCCCATCCCCCAGCGTTCTGGTCCCCACTCTGCACAGGAGGGAAAGTGTCTCGTCACAGCACTCTGCCGGTGAGCTCCAGGCTCAAGTCTCCCCACCTGCCGGGCATGGGCCCACCATGCAGCTGGCCTGTCTCAGAAAGGTCACCGCAGGAAGCCCATCAAACACCGAGtggctggggaggaagggacaGGGCCGGCTCCCAGGGGGCTGTGCTGAGGCCATCTGCCTCTGAGgctcctgtccccaggccccagccagGGATACCCACATGCGGACGTCAGCTGATGACATATTGGTCTTCTCAGAGCAAAAGAGACCACTGAAATTTTACACTAAAATCACTTTAATTCATGCATGAGCACAATCCCTGTTATGCCTACAGCTCTTCTTGGAAGGACATGCCCCAGAATCAGCAGGCCGGGTCTGCTGgcctctcactgcctgtgtctaaGACAAGGTCCTTCAGCTTTGTGACAGAGCACGGGATGGCATCCAGGTCTCTTAAGCCAGGGCCTCTCAACCTTGGTATGACGGGTCTGAGACCACATCATTCTGTCAGGGAGTAGGGGCTCTCCTCTCCTGTGGGATGTCAGCAGCACTCCTGGCCTCCACCCATCAGATACTGTAGGGATACCGCCAAGTGTTCCGGGGTACAGGGCAAACTCCCCCCCCTTGGCGAAGCCCTGCTCTAGAGCCCAGGGATGGTGTCCTAGGTCACAGTTGTTCAGGGCCCCATGGGGGCACACAAACCAGTTTGGCACTGGCTCGGCCACTTCCAACTGTTCAGCAATGACTTGCAGGAGCCAATGATGTGCAAGCCCCGTCCTAAGCACTACAGGGCCTTCAGCCTCTTTTGTAAAGTCAGAAAAATAATCCGTATTCCCAGCAATTAACATCACGTTTACTAGTGTGGCCAACATACAGTAAGACCCTGATAAGTACCTTCAACAAAATCCTTCTGGTACCTTGGGCCAATCCCAGGAGGACGCAGAGGAAAGGCAAGGATGGTCCATCAATCACTGCTGCTCTGTAGGACTTCACCAGCCCTGCCTGGTCTCACAAACACTGCTGGTTCTGCCAAAAACAGACCTCCGTCACCTGCCTAAAAGGCGAGCCCAACTCACCACAAACACGTCGCCCTTGGTGCCGTCCTTCTCCACCACATACCAGGGCTCGCGGAGACCACCTATCTTGGCTCTCTGGCCCAAAGTATACAGGAACCAACCTACGGGAATACAGTGTCTCAGTGGGTTGGCACCAGCTCCATCTCAAACACCACACCCCTCTTAACTGGGAGGAGAGGATGAGGGGCAGCAGTCTGGAGGCTCTGCCGACCACTGAGAGGTAGCCCGGAGGGGCTGTGTTCTCCTGCCGTGAGCATTAGTCCTGGCCAAGCCAATGAGCTTGTCCCATCCCTTGttcaggtcaggtgaggctgTCCCCCGCACCCCGAAAGGAGCAATTCCAGCTGCCAGACCACCTAAACCAGGAGCAGCACAGTTCCTTTAGAACGTGGACTGGGCACTGCTCGAACCCATGAGTCCCTGCCTGCTGAGTGTCCACTACTGGCCCCTCCAACATATGAACCACACTGGGGCCGTGGCATCGGGCTGCCCCCGCTTCTCTGCACATCCCCAACCCCGCAACAAATATCACAAGACCAGATGGCTAAGTCCTGCCCTCCCTAATGGCATTAGTACAGACAGGAACAACCTGAGGGATCACAGTGCCCTGAGCCAGACTGCCGGAGGTGCTGGGAGCAGCCGGCAGGCCTGTCCCCAGCAAGGCTGTCACCTCCTCTGTCTCAGGAACACATGGCTTCTCCGCTTGGCTCCCCAGGAGCCTGTGACATCCTGGCCCAGCTCCCTCAACAGGACAGAGGAGCCATCTTCCCAAATTGTCTGTGCATGAGCCAGCAGCACCCCAAGAGCTAGCAGAGTGACAGCATGGCCACCTCGTCTGGGTGTGGTCCCTGCACTGAGGACCGTCAGCCCAGCCAGCCCAGGAGAGTGAGCTGCAGCTGTGCAAGCCCTTCGGACCACTGTTCGTGAGCCACGGAGGAGACAGGGGCCAGTAGGGCCAGAAGCCAAAGCATCCACAGGAAGGTCCAAGGTGGGGGGATTCCAAAGAACCACTTGTGGCCCTGTCCGTGTGTGAGCACCAGCCCCTGTCCCTCCAGCAGGCCAGACACAATCAGGGTCAAGCCCTACCTGGTCCCCAGTCCCTGAGGATGCCCCGAGGACACAGACCCACCAGCAGGATCCCAACACCTGACCTCCCGCCAGGCTGTGAACGCCGGAGCCTGACTTGTCTATCGGAGCCTCCGTACACCAACCCAGTGCAAACTCCCAGTGCTCCCAAAATTGTCTGTGCATGAGCCAGCAGCACCCCAAGGGCAACACCCCTGCCTTATGGGGAAACCCTCTGATCCGTTTCTTTGTCCTAGAGCTGGAAGTTCACACTCTGAATTCAATCAAATGAGCTTCTCTCATCAGGGTGGACTTTTctgttctaatattttctttttacacgAAAGATAATTCTATTTACAGGGACACAACACATCACTCAGAGAGTAGCGTCTTTCTGAAGTGGAAGGCATCCCTCTTTATTAGCTGCAATGCTTCACAGAGACCACACATAACACTCGCAGCCAGCCGCCCCCACGTTCCCTCGTGCCCCTGTGCCCCGGTGCACGGGAGGGTTCAGAGCTGACACTTGCCCCACGACTCAGGAAGTTTATGACGAGAAACATCCTGAGGTTGTGTCTCACCTTTGTGTGTTCCCAGAACTTTATTGTCttcaatagaaataaatttaccaGGTCGAGGCTGTAGATACTAAAAGACAAGCACGTCCTTACTAAGGGATCCAAGTCCACAGCAGAAACGTGGCTCCATTCTTTTGCATCAAAGAATACTTACCTGAagaatgaaattttcaaaatttcttttaccAACGAAACAGATGCCCATGCtctgaaacaaaaggaaaattgaCTGTGAGGTTAAGAAAGAGGCAGGAGGTTCCTGCATGAAAACTAGCACCCAGGCCTCCCCGGGCCTTGCCACCT is drawn from Canis lupus baileyi chromosome 11, mCanLup2.hap1, whole genome shotgun sequence and contains these coding sequences:
- the TRMU gene encoding mitochondrial tRNA-specific 2-thiouridylase 1 isoform X2; translation: MTCSGADAVATGHYARTSLEDEEVFQQKHIRRPEGLFRNRFEVRNAVKLLQAADSFKDQTFFLSQVSQDALRRTLFPLGGLTKDFVKKIAAENRLHHVLQKKESMGICFVGKRNFENFILQYLQPRPGKFISIEDNKVLGTHKGWFLYTLGQRAKIGGLREPWYVVEKDGTKGDVFVAPRTDHPALYRDLLRTNRVHWIAEEPPAALVRDKMMECHFRFRHQMALVPCVLTLNQDGTVWVTAVKAVRALALGQFAVFYKGDECLGSGKILRLGPSAYVLQKGKSKSRVATEGPSDGPSNGPGSGPGLGPAL
- the TRMU gene encoding mitochondrial tRNA-specific 2-thiouridylase 1 isoform X4 encodes the protein MLSPQVTMPEPHWKMRKSFSRSTLGGQKGFSEIDLKLEMVSQDALRRTLFPLGGLTKDFVKKIAAENRLHHVLQKKESMGICFVGKRNFENFILQYLQPRPGKFISIEDNKVLGTHKGWFLYTLGQRAKIGGLREPWYVVEKDGTKGDVFVAPRTDHPALYRDLLRTNRVHWIAEEPPAALVRDKMMECHFRFRHQMALVPCVLTLNQDGTVWVTAVKAVRALALGQFAVFYKGDECLGSGKILRLGPSAYVLQKGKSKSRVATEGPSDGPSNGPGSGPGLGPAL
- the TRMU gene encoding mitochondrial tRNA-specific 2-thiouridylase 1 isoform X3; amino-acid sequence: MPWIISEQMLSPQVTMPEPHWKMRKSFSRSTLGGQKGFSEIDLKLEMVSQDALRRTLFPLGGLTKDFVKKIAAENRLHHVLQKKESMGICFVGKRNFENFILQYLQPRPGKFISIEDNKVLGTHKGWFLYTLGQRAKIGGLREPWYVVEKDGTKGDVFVAPRTDHPALYRDLLRTNRVHWIAEEPPAALVRDKMMECHFRFRHQMALVPCVLTLNQDGTVWVTAVKAVRALALGQFAVFYKGDECLGSGKILRLGPSAYVLQKGKSKSRVATEGPSDGPSNGPGSGPGLGPAL